The Siniperca chuatsi isolate FFG_IHB_CAS linkage group LG9, ASM2008510v1, whole genome shotgun sequence genome includes a region encoding these proteins:
- the LOC122881309 gene encoding G-protein coupled receptor 20-like, with product MTIMMNFNSTESWLFINTSFPMLPVIASPSNRSGMEGYLQRLAHLDEGLYNDFYGLWIALMVINSLIFLVGMVLNMVALYVFCFRTKQKTTSVIYTINLAVTDLLVNLSLPTRILLYYSGGACLTCSYLHIFSYFVNMYCSILFLTCICVDRYLAIVQVEASRRWRNSSVAKCVCVSVWLFAIVVTYSFLSTAFQHPGCCLSKLLFLTITEFFLPLIIIVVFTLRIMWALADRRLMQQSRERRRRAVQLLTTVLIIFTICFTPFHIRQVVVYFYPDMPHHVIVYHLTVTLSSLNSCMDPVVYCFVTNNFQATVRNIFRRAEPEQTSGDIISMQHSSKASGGTANGITTNVIMMTKIHTAERQSGEKTHSLNPPSHGVKRTESF from the exons atgaCCATTATGATGAACTTCAACAGCACTGAGTCCTGGCTTTTTATTAATACTTCATTTCCCATGCTGCCTGTAATAGCCAGTCCCAGTAACAGAAGTGGCATGGAAGGATATCTTCAAAGATTGGCTCATTTGGACGAGGGGCTCTACAATGACTTTTACGGCCTTTGGATTGCACTGATGGTCATAAACTCTCTCATATTCCTG GTGGGCATGGTGCTCAACATGGTCGCActttatgttttctgtttccgCACCAAGCAAAAGACCACCTCAGTGATCTACACCATCAACTTGGCGGTGACGGACCTCTTGGTGAACCTCTCTCTGCCAACTCGCATCCTGCTCTACTACAGTGGAGGAGCTTGTCTCACCTGCTCCTACCTGCACATCTTCAGCTACTTTGTTAACATGTACTGCAGCATCTTGTTTCTGACCTGCATATGTGTCGACCGTTACCTTGCCATCGTGCAG GTTGAAGCTTCCCGTCGGTGGAGGAACTCCAGTGTggccaaatgtgtgtgtgtctctgtctggcTATTTGCCATTGTGGTCACCTACTCCTTCCTTTCCACTGCTTTCCAGCACCCGGGCTGCTGCCTCTCAAAGCTCCTCTTTCTTACCATCACTGAGTTCTTTCTACCCCTCATCATCATTGTGGTCTTCACGTTGCGGATTATGTGGGCACTAGCCGACCGCCGTCTGATGCAGCAGAGCAG ggagaggagaaggagagccGTCCAGCTGCTGACCACAGTGCTGATCATCTTCACTATCTGCTTCACACCCTTCCACATCAGACAG GTGGTGGTGTACTTCTACCCTGATATGCCTCATCATGTGATAGTCTACCACTTGACTGTCACTCTCAGCAGTTTGAATAGCTGTATGGATCCTGTCGTCTACTGCTTTGTTACAAATAATTTCCAG GCCACTGTGAGAAATATTTTCCGTCGTGCAGAGCCCGAGCAGACTAgtggtgacatcatcagcaTGCAGCACAGCTCCAAGGCCTCAGGAGGGACGGCCAACGGCATCACTACTAATGTGATCATGATGACTAAGATTCACACTGCAGAGAGACAATCCggggaaaaaacacattctttaAATCCCCCTTCACATGGGGTGAAGAGAACTGAAAGCTTCTGA